CGTCTGCCGAAAGAGCAGGTTTATCACCCGGGCAGTCAGAGTAAATATCgtcttgaaaagtttcagatCTTCTTGGAACAATAAACGAGATTGGTTCAATATAGTTGTCGTTAACACTCTTGAAGGCACGAAGAATTTCATTATCATGAATGCTGCATGTCCTCTTTGGAGCAACAGCAAAACCACGCTGAGGTTCTACCGAATGAAATTCAGACAACTGGAATAGTTCATCATCGCTAAATTCATAGTAACGAATATTTCCGTCTCCTTTACCAGCAAGATACAAAATCTTGTTCTCAGCATCAAAAAAGGGCATCAAGATACCAGCAGATAAGTCAATGGTATAAAATCCCCCAATTGGACCGGATGCAATATCTTCAGTGTTCCAAACTCCAATTTGACGGTCTGAAAGCTTGGAAAACCCTGTTGTGGCAATCCTGTCAGAGTTTCCCAACCAAACAACACGAGACGCTTTGGCCCCAGTATGTCCTGGTCCCTCACTAATTATTTTAGCTGAGCGGATATCCCAAACGCGAAGCTTCTTATCACGGGATGTTGTAGCTACCAGAGTACCATTCCAGTTGACAGCAAAAGATGTAACTAAATCCTTGTGCTGTAAAGTCTGTAGGTTTTCACCAGTTTTCACATTCCATATTTTGACAGAATAGTCTaatgaagaagacaaaagaaTGTCTTCCGCAATTGGGTGGAATTGGACGTGCCCAACTTTCCTGGTGTGACCAGATAACTTCTTGATAGGAGTTATATCTTTAGGATCTCCATTCTCATCAACGTagttgaaaaaagaatagtCTTCAGGAACTTCCCAGACAGAAATCTTACCATCATCCGACGAGGACACCAATTGTAAATCATTAAAAGGATTCCAATCCGTGTCTAGAACTGCCGCCGTATGGCCACGAAAGAGAGGAACTTGATCAGGAGCCTTTCCCACCTCGTTCAATGGAATGACCGCAAACGCACCTCCTCCGGAAGCATCCCAATTAACAGAAAGATATTTTCCGTTGGTCTTGATCAGGTTGGAATCCCAAGCGTTCTTGGTGACTTTGATGTTTTCATAACAAAGCTCTTTCTTGGCAGGTTGACCAAAGACATGACGATATTTAGAAGCACGAACGAACCTTCCACTGAAATGAAGTTAGTAAACAAATAAGTCGGAAAATATCAGCTATACATACCTCATTTTCTTGTAATTAGTAGATGATTTGGCTGAATACGATGGAAGCGTGTAATTTGAGGCTGGAGAGATGAGTTATCGGGTGTGACATTTTTCGCGCAAAACCAGATCAGCCAAGAAAGATCTCACATAACGCAATGGAAAATCACTTAGTAGTTTGAGGAAAGAGATATATTGAGTGTGCAAACTGAAATCGGGTTGTGGAAATGTCTGGACTGGATGAAGTCTCGCATACTGTTTTGTCCTTTGTATCCTGGCACTATTTTTCTAGATATTTCAGAGATTCTTGTTCgttctcttcttttctaGATAACTTTGACTGAGACTATTAGCTTAAAAGATGGAAGCAGAGATAAATAGACACTTCTTCTCAATTCTAGTAGTGCTGATGAGAAAACTACTCTTTTCCTTATTGCTGACACGGAAGTCACTTATCTCCAGCATGTCACCAAACTGGAAACAGATTGCCCTGATAAGGGTTTCCTGATATTtacaagaaagaatttcatATTTGGGTTATCTGATTGAATCCAAGGATAAAGGCAGTGAATTCTTTGTCAAAGTGGGTGTCAAGCGGTAGCAACTGGCACCCCGAAGACGCATTCAACTCAAACCCCACTATCAAGGTAAACACTTTCTTGGCACTAGTCAGTCTAACGAACACACATCAATTGCATTCTTTGGTGATAATCGCTTACTGAACTTCCCTCAATCCTCTATACCCTAAGAATCTGAGGTCAAGCGCCTACAAAATGCTAAACCCTAAAAATTATTCAAGTGACTAATACACTACCAAAATTATTCTCCTATCGATCGCTTCATCACCTAAAGAACGCGCTCTCTCTCAGACCTTCTGTAGATCGATATCCTCCAGTGATTTGACTCGCCGTAAATAAAGTAGTCCTATTTGCATGCTTAAACTCGACAAATAAATGGATGAAGACAGCTGGAGTGAACTGGTCAGGTCGATAGACTTGTCACATAAGGAAGTTTCTAACGATCAACTCCAAGAGAAGGTCCTAGCCTCAACTTTCCAGTATCTGACCGCTCAAAGCCCTGAGCGGATCAAGCATTTATTCTGTGATGAAAAAAACTATCCTATAGCTATACATTCACTGATACTGTTTTCATTTGATACAACTCCTGTTCTAGAATGGTATACTCCTAAAATTGACTACTGCCTCAATACTTGCCAGCGATGCATCTCCATGTTCCATAAGGGACGCGCAAAGTTAAGACAGGATTTCATTGTCACCAGAGGTTTAGACCCTCAAAGTGTCTCTAGATTTATGGACATTATATTAAACTGGGAATTAAACAGAATATTAATTAAGTTCAGGAATGCAATCACTTCAAGCAATGGAGGAAGAGTTCAGGTTACTACAGAGCTTTCTTTATCAGTAGTTGAATGCCTGTACGGTTGTGCAATGTTAAGGTTGAGCCCAGAACTGCGAACGCTATTTTCCACCATATTTTCAGACCTCGTTGAGACACAAGAATCTATTGTACCTTCAAACTCTCCAGCATTTCCAGGTGTAATATTCTTTCTGTTTGAAGGCACGGACTTCGAAAGAAACTGGGCCTTATCTGTGTTAAAATCATTCGACTCCAGAAAGCTTTTTATTGAATGGGATTTACTGCAACTGGAGGAATATGAGGTTCATTTTTACAGAATTCAAGACCCAAGTTTCTATAATAGCTTAAATTGTGCAAATTTTTGGTGCAATATCCTTCCATTGATAGAATACACAACTGTTGACAATTTAGAACTCAAATTGTTACTTCCTGCATCTTACAAGCCCATGTTGAAAGAAGTTCGTTTTCAAATCGTTTCACTTGATAAAGTCCTCATCAACCACGTCATGTCGTATTTAGACTATCCTTTACCATTTGTGCTCAGAGCgttgaatatttttcttcagaagttttctttcaaattttggagTGTTGTAGCTCCTCAtacatttttcaacttcatGGATGCCATTTTGGGGAGTCCTCATTTTCTAAAACTCctgaaagaattggagacCAAGAATTGCTTCTTATCCATCGATAAATTGTCAAGCAAAACACCctctttcaatgatttAATTGAATGGATTCCTGCAATGTTTAAATCCCTTCAAGGCCCTTCGCAACAGCAAATGATTATTAAAGCTTCTGTTTTTATATGGGGACAAAGAGACATCAATATTTCTTACGTTATTGAGCTGACACTCCCCCTCGTATTGGATTGTCTGCTGATTCAAACACCCATATATGACTCTACGTTCAACATTGATGTTTTAACACAATCAGAGACTAGAGTATTTCTAGATAATAATTTCCATGTTGTTCTGGACTCAACAATTGCCACCGAATCTCCTAAGCTTATGGACATGTGCTGTGAATTAGTAAGGGAGCTTATTTTATTTGACTCTAAGCAATATGCGAGCAGCAGTTATAACCTGAACCTTCGAAAGCCTGTGAAATTGGTGAATTTTTTGCCAAAATTTTGGTCCTACTTATCAATCAAGATACCCCCAAGTAATTTACAGTTTACATCTACAGTTTTGGAATCTCTCAAGTTTATATGTGGTGTTTTTGTTGTAGGCATAGGGAAACAAACACCTCCGCCTCCAGGAAAACAGGATGAAAGAGATAACCTCTTGTCCATAATCTCCAAGCATAATAAGAACACAGAGTTATTTTTTACCCAAGCTTCTCAACTGTTGTCAACGCTTGTAACTTTTGATCCGTCGGTGCTGAGAACTGCTTTGAATGGTAAACAAGCATCCATTGGTTATTGGTCATGCATCCTCTCAAGTAACCAAGAACTATATCAGAGTGCAGCAAATGTTCTTTATGAAGCGTTCGATGTGGAAGGTAGACTTGAAGGTACTAGAGCCTTGCTGGAAttaaatcttcaaatttgttTGCAGTCGGTCGTCGAGAACCTTAATACACTGTTGCTTTTAAAAGTATATGAACTTTGTCCAAGAACACTCCGAGTGCTCATGGATTTGCTTCATTCATTATGCGATCCAGTTACTGGAGTTTTTATTGAAAACAACTCCTATGATTCCAAAACAAGGGAGAGTATTTTAAGCTTTTGGAATGTTTCTTGGGATTTCCTTTGTTTGATCTACGATAGAACTACTTACTGGGCCTCCATTTACTCCGTTTCTGTTCTTATCGACTTTGCCAGAGATACATTGGACACATCCCATTTGTTACTTGACGGGTTTAGGAGTTTCATGAACGTAGTTTCAGACAAACCTGAaatcaagaactttttgtTCGATAAGATTATGTTGACTTTCCATAAAGTTCTCACATGGTTAAGACTTGGTGACGAATCACTTTTGACCAGCTGTCTGTCTTTGGTGATGAAAACGTTGAATTTAGCTACTGAACTTGAATTGCCGTTTGATAACGATATCATTGAGCTTCTTGCCAAATATGGAGCAAGGGCtaaaaagttcaacaataAATTGAGTGAAACACAGCAATTTGAAATTCTAGAAAGAGCCAGAGACTTCAACAGTGACCTTGTGAATTCCATTGTGGCAGAGGCAGAGGAATATAGAAATTCCAAATTCAACTTAGGTTCGGTAGAGTCACCAATTTCCATTCCAGATGAAAAGCCAGTCAAGAAGCTTCAAAGTGATCTCTCCAAATATATTAAGTATGTAAAAGAGCAGGATGTTCCCGCTATCATGCCTGGATCTAGAATTAAAGAGATTGCTAGATTGTCTGCTAAGGAAAAGGCTGAAAGAGATATACGAATCAAAAGGATGGGTAAACCAGAAAAAGCTCCTGCTGCACCCAGACCTCCTGGTTTTAACTCgtcaaaaaagaagaggGCCGAAGATTCTAgtgacgatgaagatgaagaggatcAAAATGACAACGCACTGGATactctttttcatccaaatgtcgaagaattgaagagCAAGACAGCCAGAAATTTACGTGAAAAAGGCAAGATGAAAGCTCAATTGCTTTCCATGGATAGACCAAAGGTGAATGCAGCTGAAatggaaaggaagaaggcAGAATATAGAATGAGAATGCGGTTGAACGTTGACATGAACCCATTGTATGCTAAAGTTTTGCAATGGTCTTTCAAACGAGACTCCAGAACTCCGGATAATGCCGATCTTACAACGTACAAAGCAATTTCTGACTCATACGACTCAGTTGAACAGTATCAGAACACATTTGAGCCTTTGCTTTTACTTGAATGTTGGCAGGGTATTCAGCAAGCCAAGGAAACGGGACAGGATCAACCATTTAATCTAGTAGTGGGCAGTAAAACTACTACTGGAAACTTTTTCGACGTATATGCTTCAGTTAAGAAGAGCGTTTTGCAAGACAGGAAGATCGGTGATAACGATTTGGTTGTGCTTGCTTATGTTCCTGACGGGTTGAAAAATATGCAGGGACTTGATGAATCTGTACCTCGGACTGTTGTAAAAACTTCAGAGCACTCCTGCCTTGGGAAGGTACGAGAAATCAAGTACTCTAATTCAGAGTTTTGTGATGTTACAATCAGAGTGCATAATAGGAACAATATTAGTCCTTTCTTAACTTCGAGATCAGAATTGACTGGCCTCAAAATTTTGCAAATGGTaacaattgaaagagaatacTCCTCGTTGAAAGGATTGCCATTCTACGATCTCTCTGACAAGATTGTTAAAGCCAAATCTGCTGAGCCATTTAATATTGATGACACAACGTTGCAAGAAACGATGGTTAAGTTTAGGGTCAATAAATCTCAAGCCCAAGCCATTGCTGGTGCCTCAACATCGTCAGGCTTCTCGCTCATTCAGGGTCCTCCGGGTACGGGTAAGACTAAGACCATCCTTGGGATAGTAGGCAAAGTTTTAACCACTCGCAACAACCTTCATAGTACCccaatttcaattccaGGAGCGGTGACTTCTGGACCTAGAAAGCCTGAAACCGGAGTAAGGAAGGTCTTGGTATGTGCCCCTTCGAATGCCGCAGTTGATGAACTGGTCATTAGATTGCGGGAGGGTGTTCCGGGAATTTCAGGACAAATGTTCAAACCTAAGGTGGTTAGATTAGGTAGGTCTGATGCTATAAACTCGGCGGTCAAAGATTTAACTCTGGAAGAGCTTGTAGACGCTGAGCTCAATGAAACGGCTCGTGCTCCAAAGGCTGATCAATCCATTAGAGAGAAACACAACAAAGTTCTAGCGGAGAGAAATTCCATTCGAGAGGCTCTAAAAGAGGTTTCTAATTTGAAACCAGAGGAAGTCAAAGATTTACAAAAAAGATACAGTGAAATTACCAAAGCCAAGAATGAACTGGGAAAGAAACTGGATGAGCAAAGAGAGGAAGTTTCTGTGTCTTATAGAAATCGGGAAATTCAGAGAAGAGCGGTTCAATTTCGAATTCTATCTCAGGCACAGATTATTTGTTCCACTTTATCCGGGTCTGCGCACGATTTTCTGGCAACAATGGACACTTCTTTTGATACTGTGGTCATTGATGAAGCATGTCAGTGTATTGAGCTTTCGGCTATTATTCCTCTGCGATACGGCTGTAAACGTTGTATTATGGTTGGTGACCCAAACCAGTTGCCTCCTACTGTCTTGTCTCAGGCTGCTGCGGAGTATAAGTACGAGCAATCACTTTTTGTCAGAATGATGAATGTTCATCCAAAATCGGTTTATCTGCTAAATGTGCAGTACCGTATGCATCCCCAAATTTCTGtttttccatcaaaagAGTTTTACAATGGAAAACTCATTGACGGTGAAGGTACTGAGACAAAGAATACCAGGAGCTGGCACAAAAAAATACCTCCCTATTGCTTCATTGATGTGACAGGTAAGGAAAGTACCAATACGAGCAATAAATCGTTATTCAACAGGGCTGAGGCACAAGCTGTGGTCTCTTTGATTGACGCGCTATTGGGGCTTGATCGtgatttcaactttgcttcaaaaattggagTTATATCACCCTATAAACAACAAGTTGTACTCCTCAGAGATATGATACTTCGGAAATTTGGCAGAAATATAGGAATAGATGTCAACACTGTTGATGGATTCCAAGGTCAAGAAAAAGACgttattttgttttcatgTGTTCGTGCCGATGAGACTAAAGGAGTTGGGTTCTTGGCAGATGTGAGAAGACTAAACGTGGCACTAACTCGTGCCAAGTCTACTCTTTTAATTGTAGGACATGCAAGCAATTTATCCGGCCATTCGTTATGGAGGCATTTAGTtcaagattccaaagaCCGAAATGTGTTTTTTACTCAAAGATCCTTGCTAGATGGAGGTAAAGGTGATGTTACAGTCGGGGTATTACCATCTGGAAAGGGAAAGCGAAAAATAGAAGGTATCCTACCCccagagaaaagaaagaatacTACAGCTAATCGTAACACTGATTTCAAAGGTCAACTCAACAATGAACAACGTTCAAAGTTCAAAGGTCAAAAAAATGGTAAAAAGTcatccaaagatttttccAATGTAACACCCAGTAACACTGGTTACGTTGCTCCTCCAACTAAGGGATCCTTATCGATGGACAGTTCTGCTCCCCAAGTCAAATCAGGAACATTACCTAGCAAACCGACGTCAAGTTCTCAAAGAGGACAGAAAGTGACATCTGATTCTAGATTGAATCGAGTAGATTCCAAAGTGTTACCAAGtaatgattttgaaactccTGGTTTCATTACTGGAGTCTTACCAAGCTCCAGAGGTAGTTCTAGGGATAAAACGTTGCCTCCAACTGCAAGTCCGCTAAGCActccttctccaacttcttTGATACCAAGACCTGGTGTGTTACCTCCGAAACCACCGATATCGAAACTGCCTTCAAATCCACAGACTTCTGCAACATCACTGGGACCTTCAATGACCTCTTTCAGTCGTCCTTCGATGATTCAGTCCCCAGTTGTATACAATCATCCTACCATGAGTCAGCCAAATCTGGCCTACAATTCCCATGTGCCAGTCAACTCCGGGGTTTACCCAGGTTCGTCCAGTGTAAATCTTCCAATCATGAACCCAACATTGCCAGCAGCTCTACCTCTGCAATCTGTATCCCCTGTTTCAGAAAGCTCAAATGATCCACACTCggtatcttcaaaaagtaaTCAAGGATACCTTCCTCCGCAAAGTCAGCCATCCGCCTTACAAAATCGAAAATCTGATCGCCAGCCTTCATCTTACGGATTAAACAGTAATATTGATCCTCGTTCAGGGCCAAAGTTGGCTGAACCAACAGATCATTTCGTACATGCTggagagaaggaaaagaagaagaagaagaagaagaagaaggacaAGAGTAGcgataaagaaaaatacaaagaaaaagcaTAAACCTCCAATGAAAAGTATGTATTAATtaaattgaagatgatgaagtCATCGTATGTACATTTATAAATAGAACCGCATAATGACATTTATCACATGATGAGTGTAACCCGATGAAGAGGTAGGACTAGTTGTCCCAGATGGCTTCCCAGTGCAACGTTTCCCCTGGTTTGAAAGGGGCTACTTGAAGATCCTTTTCGCCAATCAATTCGGGAATAAAcaaatctttcttggcCAAGGAAACGGTATCTTTTGAGACTAATTCGTCATCAGTAATTCCGTAGAAAGAAAGACCAAAGGTGCCaacaaaatctttcagTTTATCCAAAGCATTACGTTGCTCAAAGACTTCTGCAACATACGACAGAACGTATGGTTGAGTGAAAACCCCAGCACACACACCAATATGCTTTGACTTATCGTGAATTGGGTGAGGAGCAGAGTCTGacccaaagaaaaaatatggCTTTCCTGAAGTTGCCGCATCTATCAGAGCTTTCTTATCTCTTGGGAGTTTGGCTACTGGTTTACAGAAATT
This window of the Komagataella phaffii GS115 chromosome 2, complete sequence genome carries:
- a CDS encoding Coronin, cortical actin cytoskeletal component is translated as MSGRFVRASKYRHVFGQPAKKELCYENIKVTKNAWDSNLIKTNGKYLSVNWDASGGGAFAVIPLNEVGKAPDQVPLFRGHTAAVLDTDWNPFNDLQLVSSSDDGKISVWEVPEDYSFFNYVDENGDPKDITPIKKLSGHTRKVGHVQFHPIAEDILLSSSLDYSVKIWNVKTGENLQTLQHKDLVTSFAVNWNGTLVATTSRDKKLRVWDIRSAKIISEGPGHTGAKASRVVWLGNSDRIATTGFSKLSDRQIGVWNTEDIASGPIGGFYTIDLSAGILMPFFDAENKILYLAGKGDGNIRYYEFSDDELFQLSEFHSVEPQRGFAVAPKRTCSIHDNEILRAFKSVNDNYIEPISFIVPRRSETFQDDIYSDCPGDKPALSADEWWSGKEAKGPILISLRDVYEGSELNYHESTQSPEDIKRERVEHQEETSEEVKKPTKVESKSVSVKQETSPAPAFSKTQEKGVDELLAKKEVNTLLDKVNNLSDDEPEKQEEDGDWDEAPKRSAEASEQLKIEPEVKKESKVVEEPKVEPKKEPKVKQEPKDIPKVKEEPKEEPKKEVKTQEKPDKVPQEEPVKPLTEAQGSPKKTLTLKETVEKLGSLVVDLESQISRLVEANLAKDEKLDLLQKKLDSFLDK